The following proteins are co-located in the Paludibaculum fermentans genome:
- a CDS encoding outer membrane beta-barrel protein, with product MRNALSLFVLCVAVWAQDTGAVLEGHVTDASGGVVAGAVVSATERTTGLARSQTTTNAGAYHLALPVGEYDLSITAPNLAEFKQNAIILNVSRTVRVDVQLQVAGSKTTVNVSAAATLVDSSSNTIGNVVSGRELVDLPLNGRNFTQLGLLQPGVAPMTAGLSEAGGSLRAGQAYAVNGQRPESNNYLLDGVSNVNRVDGGFALKTPVDAIQEFRILTQTAPPEYGGTAGATTTVVTRSGGNEVHGTVYEFLRNDKLDARNFFASKVETLKQNQFGATLGGPIRRNRDFLFGYYEGFRNRQGVTRGATVPSDAQRAGDFSGLRDPQTGQPVPLINYFTGQPFPNNQIPTQAMSPVALKIMEFYPHANAGPNLYITTQTMQNQADQGGLRFDHLFNDRDQFSAHFTRSANANLNPLSIAGANVPGFPVSEDITTTRAAVSETHLFSGATVNNFRAQFFRNVFFTGNPENRTTTRQLGFNYDTTLSAAQGPPFFIVSGYASTGNPITGPRDTSQNTYEVNDSLSHVRGAHSFKFGVDFRRNQINMTQGIASNGFFVFAPFPISDSFASFLIGFPVVFFQGGGDMNRGLRNVEFAAYGQDEWRVTSRLTLNYGARWEVSTPYVDIRNRMNSWSPGKQSTVYPNAPKGLLFPGDAGVPDGIAPVYWKSLMPRVGLAWDPNGNGRTSVRAAYGIYYDSFTNGVGGPLQAPLSALPWTQARQLSAPINFTDPWNGANPFVAGTFPQPTTVLTIENGMRPPYSQNWNFSVQHALVQDVLFELRYIGNKGTRLPRMIEANPSVYGPGASSNDADQRRIYAGCRGAGGPCDFASVGLITNQTNSTYHAAQFSVSRRFRDGLSFLGSYTYSKTLDYVSSFNVAGSAPRLVGGENDLAQDPFNLKAEHGPSLFDARHRFVFSGSYQLPGPSKSAAPAARALLGGWQLNSIMNFASGTPFTVYDSANVSLQGSAPEITGFYSSRPDAIADPNAGSHSPDQWVSRSAFRRLDPLTQSGQFGSAGRNTVRGPGIANVDLSLLKSIALTERTRLQFRAECFNIANHANFGLPENDISSSNFGRVLTAGAPRLVQFGLKLLF from the coding sequence ATGAGGAACGCACTCAGTCTGTTCGTTCTATGTGTAGCCGTGTGGGCGCAGGATACGGGCGCCGTTCTGGAAGGCCACGTGACCGACGCCTCGGGCGGAGTTGTCGCGGGGGCCGTTGTCAGCGCGACCGAGCGCACAACCGGCCTGGCCCGGTCGCAGACCACCACGAATGCGGGCGCCTATCACCTCGCGCTGCCTGTTGGTGAGTACGATCTCTCCATTACCGCCCCGAACCTCGCCGAGTTCAAACAAAACGCCATTATTCTGAACGTCAGCCGCACAGTGCGCGTGGACGTCCAACTCCAGGTGGCCGGGTCGAAGACGACGGTGAATGTCAGCGCGGCCGCCACCCTTGTGGATTCGAGTTCAAACACAATCGGAAATGTTGTTTCCGGCCGGGAATTGGTGGATCTGCCACTGAACGGCCGCAATTTCACCCAGCTGGGGTTGCTCCAGCCGGGTGTTGCGCCCATGACGGCGGGGCTTTCGGAGGCGGGCGGCTCCCTGCGTGCCGGACAAGCCTACGCCGTCAATGGGCAACGCCCTGAGTCGAACAACTACCTGCTGGACGGTGTCTCGAACGTGAACCGCGTCGACGGCGGGTTTGCGTTGAAGACACCGGTCGATGCGATTCAGGAGTTCCGCATTCTCACGCAGACTGCTCCGCCGGAATATGGCGGCACGGCCGGCGCCACCACGACCGTGGTCACGCGATCGGGCGGCAATGAGGTGCATGGCACGGTCTATGAGTTCCTGAGGAACGACAAGCTGGATGCCCGGAACTTTTTCGCGTCCAAGGTGGAGACCCTCAAGCAGAATCAGTTTGGCGCGACGCTCGGGGGCCCGATCCGCCGCAATCGCGACTTCCTTTTCGGCTACTACGAAGGCTTCCGCAACCGCCAGGGCGTCACGCGCGGCGCGACCGTGCCGAGCGATGCCCAGCGGGCCGGCGACTTCTCCGGCTTGCGTGATCCGCAGACCGGCCAGCCGGTGCCGCTGATCAACTACTTCACCGGCCAGCCCTTTCCGAATAACCAGATTCCGACCCAGGCCATGAGCCCCGTTGCGCTAAAGATCATGGAGTTCTACCCGCACGCCAACGCTGGTCCGAATCTCTATATCACGACGCAGACGATGCAGAACCAGGCCGACCAGGGCGGGCTCCGGTTCGACCACCTGTTCAACGATCGCGACCAGTTTTCGGCGCACTTCACCCGTTCGGCCAACGCGAACCTCAACCCGCTCTCCATTGCGGGGGCAAATGTGCCCGGCTTCCCGGTGAGCGAAGACATCACCACGACGCGCGCTGCCGTGTCGGAGACGCACCTGTTCAGCGGCGCCACGGTGAACAACTTCCGCGCCCAGTTCTTCCGCAACGTGTTCTTCACCGGCAACCCGGAGAACCGGACAACGACTCGTCAGCTCGGGTTCAACTACGACACGACGCTGAGCGCCGCGCAAGGCCCGCCCTTCTTCATCGTCAGCGGCTATGCCAGCACCGGCAATCCCATCACCGGCCCGCGCGATACCTCCCAGAATACTTATGAGGTGAATGACTCCCTGTCGCACGTCCGCGGCGCGCATAGCTTTAAGTTCGGCGTCGACTTCCGCCGCAACCAGATCAACATGACGCAGGGCATCGCCTCGAACGGCTTCTTTGTCTTTGCCCCTTTTCCCATCAGCGACTCGTTTGCCAGCTTCCTGATCGGATTTCCGGTCGTCTTCTTTCAGGGCGGCGGAGATATGAACCGCGGCCTGCGCAATGTGGAGTTCGCCGCCTACGGCCAGGATGAGTGGCGCGTCACCTCGCGGCTGACGTTGAACTACGGCGCCCGCTGGGAGGTGAGCACGCCCTACGTCGACATCCGGAACCGGATGAACTCGTGGTCGCCGGGCAAGCAGTCGACGGTATACCCGAACGCTCCGAAGGGCCTGCTGTTCCCCGGTGATGCCGGCGTGCCGGATGGCATCGCGCCCGTCTATTGGAAGAGCCTGATGCCGCGCGTGGGCTTGGCTTGGGACCCGAATGGCAATGGCCGCACCTCGGTCCGCGCAGCCTACGGCATCTACTACGACTCTTTCACCAACGGCGTCGGCGGCCCGCTGCAGGCGCCTCTCAGCGCACTGCCCTGGACCCAGGCGCGCCAGCTTTCGGCGCCGATCAACTTCACGGATCCCTGGAACGGCGCCAACCCGTTTGTCGCCGGTACGTTCCCGCAGCCCACCACCGTCCTCACGATTGAGAACGGCATGCGCCCGCCTTACTCCCAGAACTGGAACTTCTCCGTGCAGCACGCACTGGTCCAGGATGTGTTGTTTGAACTCCGCTACATCGGCAACAAAGGCACACGCCTGCCGCGGATGATTGAGGCGAATCCCTCCGTCTACGGTCCGGGCGCCAGCTCGAATGACGCCGACCAGCGCCGCATCTATGCGGGGTGCCGCGGAGCCGGCGGGCCGTGCGATTTTGCCTCCGTCGGTCTCATCACAAACCAGACGAATTCCACCTACCATGCGGCGCAGTTCTCCGTCTCGCGGAGGTTCCGCGACGGTCTGTCGTTCCTGGGGTCCTACACCTATTCGAAGACGCTCGATTACGTGTCCAGCTTCAACGTGGCCGGTTCGGCTCCGCGCCTGGTTGGAGGTGAGAACGATCTCGCGCAGGACCCTTTCAATCTGAAAGCCGAGCACGGTCCGTCGCTATTCGATGCCCGCCATCGCTTCGTCTTCAGCGGCAGCTATCAACTGCCGGGGCCTTCGAAGTCCGCGGCGCCGGCGGCCCGCGCGCTGCTGGGCGGATGGCAGCTCAACTCAATCATGAACTTCGCGTCCGGCACGCCGTTCACGGTGTATGACAGCGCCAATGTCTCGCTGCAGGGCAGCGCGCCCGAGATTACGGGCTTCTACTCCAGCCGGCCCGACGCGATCGCGGATCCCAATGCGGGTTCGCACTCGCCCGACCAGTGGGTGAGCCGTTCCGCCTTCCGGCGCCTGGATCCGCTGACGCAATCCGGGCAGTTCGGCAGCGCGGGCCGCAACACGGTGCGCGGGCCCGGCATCGCCAACGTCGATCTCTCCCTGTTGAAGTCCATCGCCCTGACGGAGCGAACCCGCCTGCAGTTCCGGGCGGAGTGCTTCAACATCGCGAACCACGCCAATTTCGGGCTGCCGGAGAACGACATCTCCTCGTCGAACTTCGGCCGCGTGCTGACGGCCGGCGCGCCCCGCCTGGTGCAGTTCGGTTTGAAGCTGCTGTTCTGA
- a CDS encoding outer membrane beta-barrel protein — translation MLQRAFLVTSLAALAVCGLFAQGTTSRLIGIAQDPSGAPVIGATVKLINEGTNSTFSTKTADNGAYFFEAVQSGLYTVTVEATGFKKFSSPRNRVAIGQPTTVNVKLELGQISEVVTVADTAEVVQTSTSGNIGNLFSEQVIKDLPIVGTRGRNPLDLVVRQPGVVSGANTGGGVHVNGARDRAWNYTVDGIDANETSAGGSNFAPIRMNPDGLAEFKVLTGNATAEYGRNSGGQVAMVTKSGTNELHGSLFWFYRTPRLNANEWESNLNNVGKRQYVQNMPGFSVGGPALKNKLFYYANLQILRTRESAIVNSTVYTQSARDGLWRYVKGGRNQPAGVTGASVDAQGNVLAGVNLGTYNIATSDPDRLGLNATTKAVAQGAPLPNNFSIGDGLNTAAYTFTALQFEKQYDLTTRLDYILNSRNTLFARISLGNQNSNCDRGNGGAPVFPTTPCLVNTMRDPKNYAFNWRSTPSTSTTNELVFGLNQFAFNFENPRADITKLNLTSLPVANPDDWSVGNQRALKTWQVVDNFAWFKGAHSLKFGTNMRFGSHTDTRGSIGGFNVTQAVDFSRTVNTVDATKFGLPTDINQANDRNPLESSINFLLGRVGNTNRGFPSTADSYVVDVYNFETRFNEYDFFAQDTWKARRNLTIDMGLRLEMKMAPTNPDGRVRLPNQAAVAGGLPSNSLTWVPGSLYRNAINNWGPSLGFAWDPFNSGKTSIRGNYRIAYDRINTFVFSSTVFQNLPGIVIGDQNTTFGQNGGRLTSLPTLNAPTGKPSDLAQPVPFSTRNITVADPNFQAPTTHQWSFGIQREVLHNTVVEVNYVGRRAYNLFGAYNANQADIRNNGFIGALSTVKAGGESPLINQLMSVDSRRTASETGSAAMRRIYSVDLTNNNVAFIAQDLSRRSVGGKGQPEAAGLSPFFFIPYPQFANGLNVVDSNDWSTYHGLQTQVQRHMTNGLEVQFSYSFSKSLDTRSFDPALSTVGTANATTAGSTPFDVNNRRLNYGPSDFDRRHVAQTYWLYELPFGKGRKFVGNASGWTQRLLGGWQVAGVGTFQSGRPFSVYSGFNTFNNVVQSFANCDGCTPTMGNVLDGPGGVKWYFSADQLAKFKPLAMGELGNTGRNFFRAPGGWGLDGSFLKRTPITERVNFEFRADMTNLTNTPQFGAPTATATSSIFGRIRDTVLSSSRKIQLGAKINF, via the coding sequence ATGCTACAAAGGGCTTTTCTGGTGACCTCGCTGGCGGCGCTCGCCGTTTGCGGGCTGTTCGCCCAAGGCACAACATCGCGGTTGATCGGCATTGCGCAGGATCCCAGTGGCGCGCCTGTCATAGGCGCGACGGTCAAGCTGATCAACGAGGGCACGAACTCAACATTTTCCACGAAGACTGCCGATAACGGCGCCTATTTCTTTGAAGCCGTGCAGAGCGGTCTGTACACGGTAACCGTGGAAGCCACGGGCTTCAAGAAGTTCAGCTCGCCGCGCAACCGGGTGGCGATCGGCCAGCCGACTACCGTCAACGTCAAGCTGGAACTCGGCCAGATCTCCGAGGTGGTCACCGTGGCGGACACGGCCGAAGTCGTACAAACGTCCACTTCCGGTAACATCGGTAACCTGTTCAGCGAGCAAGTGATCAAAGACCTGCCCATCGTCGGCACCCGCGGGCGCAATCCACTCGACCTCGTGGTGAGGCAACCGGGCGTCGTCAGCGGCGCGAACACCGGCGGCGGCGTGCACGTGAACGGCGCCAGGGATCGAGCCTGGAACTACACGGTGGACGGCATCGACGCCAATGAGACCAGCGCCGGCGGGTCGAACTTCGCACCGATCCGCATGAATCCTGACGGCCTCGCGGAATTCAAGGTCCTCACCGGGAACGCGACGGCGGAATACGGGCGCAACTCCGGCGGCCAGGTGGCCATGGTCACCAAGAGCGGCACGAATGAACTGCACGGCAGCCTGTTCTGGTTCTATCGCACGCCGCGCCTCAATGCGAACGAGTGGGAGAGTAATCTGAACAACGTCGGCAAGCGGCAGTATGTTCAGAACATGCCCGGCTTCTCGGTTGGCGGTCCGGCGCTAAAGAACAAGCTGTTCTACTATGCGAACCTGCAGATTCTGCGGACGCGCGAATCGGCTATCGTCAACAGCACCGTGTATACGCAATCGGCCCGTGATGGACTGTGGCGCTATGTTAAGGGCGGCCGCAATCAGCCGGCTGGCGTCACTGGAGCTTCGGTCGACGCGCAGGGCAATGTGCTGGCCGGTGTGAACCTGGGTACCTACAACATCGCCACCAGCGATCCGGATCGCCTGGGCCTCAATGCTACAACCAAGGCCGTTGCACAGGGTGCGCCGCTGCCCAACAACTTCTCCATCGGAGACGGGCTGAACACGGCGGCCTATACTTTCACCGCATTGCAGTTCGAGAAGCAGTACGACCTCACCACCCGGCTCGACTACATCCTGAACAGCCGCAACACGTTGTTCGCCCGCATCAGCCTGGGCAACCAGAACTCCAATTGCGACCGCGGCAACGGCGGCGCGCCGGTGTTTCCCACCACCCCCTGCCTGGTGAACACGATGCGCGACCCGAAGAACTACGCGTTCAACTGGCGGTCCACGCCCAGCACTTCGACGACCAACGAATTGGTGTTCGGCCTGAACCAGTTTGCCTTCAATTTCGAGAATCCCCGCGCCGACATCACCAAGCTCAACCTGACTTCGCTGCCGGTCGCCAATCCCGATGACTGGTCCGTGGGCAATCAGCGCGCACTGAAGACGTGGCAGGTGGTCGACAACTTCGCCTGGTTCAAAGGCGCGCACAGCCTGAAGTTTGGCACCAACATGCGTTTCGGAAGCCATACCGATACGCGCGGCTCCATCGGCGGTTTCAACGTGACCCAGGCCGTGGATTTCTCCCGTACCGTCAATACGGTCGATGCGACGAAGTTCGGCCTGCCCACGGATATCAACCAGGCAAACGACCGCAACCCGCTGGAGTCGAGCATCAACTTCCTGCTGGGCCGCGTGGGCAATACCAACCGCGGGTTCCCCTCCACCGCCGACTCCTATGTGGTCGATGTGTACAACTTCGAAACCAGGTTCAACGAGTACGACTTCTTCGCACAGGATACATGGAAGGCCCGCCGCAATCTGACCATCGACATGGGCCTGCGCCTGGAGATGAAGATGGCGCCGACCAATCCCGATGGCCGTGTGCGGTTGCCCAACCAGGCTGCGGTCGCCGGTGGGCTCCCGTCCAATTCGCTCACCTGGGTGCCCGGCAGCCTGTACCGCAATGCGATCAACAATTGGGGTCCCTCGCTCGGCTTCGCCTGGGATCCGTTCAACAGCGGCAAGACGTCGATCCGCGGCAACTACCGAATCGCCTACGATCGCATCAACACGTTTGTCTTCAGCTCGACCGTCTTCCAGAATCTACCCGGAATCGTGATTGGAGACCAGAACACGACCTTCGGCCAGAACGGCGGCCGGTTGACCAGCCTGCCCACTTTGAATGCGCCCACAGGCAAACCGTCCGATCTGGCACAGCCGGTTCCTTTCTCGACTCGGAACATCACCGTGGCCGATCCGAACTTCCAGGCTCCGACGACTCACCAGTGGAGCTTCGGCATCCAGCGCGAGGTCCTGCACAACACCGTTGTCGAAGTGAACTATGTCGGCCGCCGCGCCTACAACCTGTTCGGCGCCTATAACGCCAACCAGGCGGATATTCGTAACAACGGATTCATCGGCGCGCTGAGTACCGTGAAGGCCGGCGGCGAGAGTCCACTCATCAATCAGTTGATGTCGGTCGACTCACGCCGGACCGCATCCGAAACAGGTTCGGCGGCGATGCGCCGCATCTACTCGGTGGACCTCACCAACAACAACGTCGCCTTCATCGCGCAGGATCTCTCCCGCCGCTCAGTGGGCGGCAAGGGCCAGCCAGAGGCGGCGGGGCTGTCGCCTTTCTTCTTCATCCCCTATCCGCAGTTCGCCAATGGACTGAATGTGGTGGACTCAAACGACTGGTCCACCTATCACGGACTGCAGACTCAGGTGCAGCGGCACATGACGAACGGCCTGGAAGTTCAGTTCAGCTACTCGTTCTCGAAGTCGCTGGATACACGGTCGTTCGATCCGGCTCTTTCCACGGTGGGTACAGCAAATGCCACGACGGCCGGCAGCACGCCCTTCGATGTCAACAATCGCCGCCTGAACTATGGGCCCAGCGATTTTGACCGCCGGCACGTGGCGCAGACCTACTGGTTGTATGAACTCCCGTTCGGCAAGGGTCGCAAGTTTGTAGGCAACGCCTCGGGTTGGACCCAGCGCCTGCTGGGTGGCTGGCAGGTGGCGGGAGTCGGTACTTTCCAAAGCGGACGTCCCTTCTCTGTGTACTCCGGCTTCAACACGTTTAACAACGTCGTGCAGTCTTTTGCGAATTGCGACGGCTGCACGCCGACCATGGGTAATGTGCTGGACGGGCCGGGTGGCGTGAAGTGGTATTTCTCGGCCGACCAGTTGGCGAAGTTCAAGCCTCTGGCGATGGGTGAGCTCGGCAACACCGGCCGCAATTTCTTCCGCGCTCCGGGCGGTTGGGGTCTCGACGGCTCTTTCCTGAAGCGCACGCCCATCACTGAGCGTGTGAACTTCGAGTTCCGTGCCGACATGACCAACCTGACGAACACTCCGCAATTTGGTGCGCCGACGGCCACCGCGACTTCCTCTATCTTTGGGCGTATTCGCGATACCGTCCTGAGCAGCTCGCGCAAGATCCAACTGGGGGCCAAGATCAACTTCTAG
- a CDS encoding fasciclin domain-containing protein: MNRRTVLSMLGAATLFVSGALAKNPMVGGKEMFPGKNIVMNAMNSADHTTLVAAVKAAGLVETLEGPGPFTVFAPVNSAFDKLPAGTVDTLLKPENKDALVKVLTYHVVAGKWSSADLKKRIKLGGGKAELKTVEGGSLWAMLDGGFVVLKDEKGGTSRVTQADVFQSNGVIHVVDSVVLPQ, from the coding sequence ATGAACCGCCGTACTGTTTTGAGCATGCTGGGCGCCGCGACATTGTTCGTGTCGGGTGCACTGGCTAAGAATCCCATGGTCGGGGGCAAGGAGATGTTCCCGGGCAAGAACATTGTGATGAACGCGATGAATTCCGCGGACCACACGACACTTGTCGCCGCAGTGAAGGCTGCCGGGTTGGTCGAGACATTGGAGGGCCCGGGCCCTTTCACCGTTTTCGCTCCCGTGAACTCGGCCTTCGACAAGCTGCCGGCCGGCACGGTGGATACGCTGTTGAAGCCCGAGAACAAAGATGCGTTGGTGAAAGTCCTCACCTACCACGTGGTGGCTGGCAAGTGGTCCAGCGCCGACCTGAAGAAGCGGATCAAATTGGGCGGAGGCAAGGCCGAGCTCAAGACGGTCGAGGGCGGTTCCCTGTGGGCCATGCTGGATGGCGGCTTCGTCGTGCTGAAGGACGAGAAGGGCGGCACATCCAGGGTCACGCAGGCCGACGTTTTCCAGTCGAATGGTGTCATCCACGTCGTTGATAGCGTCGTGCTGCCTCAGTAG